The genomic segment TCCAtggaggcgacctaggcggccgcctagggtggcagaatagagagggcggcatccccgacactaccctcaccacccgcaacCTCAGTTTTATCCGCTTGTAGGGCGGCAGAATGGAGAGGGCGGTgaccccgacactaccctcaccacctgcacgCTCAGTTATATCAGATCACACCCCCCGCCCCCCTGCTTTCACgttagggttgagggcggcgttaCCGtgctttgcctagagcggcagttcagcttgctccggccctgggtgAGAGGGGAGATTGATCTCAGGTAGatcttaaaaacttaaaaaggaaACAATACTGATGCTGGAGGCTAGAATATAGTGCTTACTTGGCTCAGTCTATTTACATATGAACCCATTGAAAACCCACTTGGACACagagggaacatgcaaactctgcacagaaatgccaacaggtcCTGGTCCAGTgagtcactttttcacagcaacacaACATGCCCGTATCATATAAAGATTcgtattacttggtgtcagtgtcattgtgaTATGAAAGTCAGTAATGTTCACAATGACACTGACGCAgagtaataagaatctttatttggtgTGGGCATGTtgtgttgctgtgaaaaagtgacgaatctgccaatctgcaaacgtaGATAGCTTACAACTGGAAAGGGACacacggtcaccagttaaaccgtaacaccagCAGTGTTCTCgctgtggggcgacagtgctaaccactggtccGTCGTGCTGCCCTATCTAGATGAAAAGTAGGAGGAGAAAGGGagcaattcagttcaattcgtctttatttctccagtgcttttacaatgtagattatgtcaaagaagcttcacatagaagattatcaACCCAGGtttattgtggaaacgtagccccgcgaatgtttctggagaccgcaaaatacgtcctgggaggtatgtattcgagcagtttttgttttcgcgaatccacgagaggccgatgtgcgcgctttttcgcgtctcggacCGACTGACTCGCTAAACGACTGAACTAACGACCGGgcagccaatcggccgacccagcccccctccctaaacccaagcgacgatttgcaaaagccgtccagaaaaaaaaagcaaaagtccTCTTccaattttgaccgcgttttcggatctcgtCCAGTCACGAACTCcttcgcttttatttttttggattctgttttccatcttacctgatttctggaaccactcttccccggactcgatcccggtcgtcgccgtggccggctcctcctccctccgggcctccgctTCGCTCCGCGCtccgtctccagaaacgtccgcggggctacgtttccacaatgagcttgggttgaagaTTATAGTGAACTGAACCAGTGTCagcccagttttcagagttcagttcagtgtggtttaatattcactactgagagtccaaacactgaggagcaaatccatccatgcgcagctccacaagacccaaaccaagcaagccagtggccacagcgatgaggaaaaagcttcaggatgggggtttcttccagacgaagatagttgagGAATGaagactgtggttatttatagtgactaGAGAATCAtgtgattggaggatcatgattagctgtGGTAAATCAtcagcacgtgatcctctccaaattagttcaTAAGTAAACTTCACAAAATGTGTCCTCtgatttttgcttatttattttaatttaattattaaaaaaatacattttaaaacacttgcTTGCTTCCGtttttaatattcaatttttataaaatattgtttGCATCTTTTaaaccttatttaaaaaaatagatgcACAAAACTGTGTTAAATCTCGCGTCTCTGCACATTTTACTGCACATTTTGACGAAtttcaatgtttttaaatatttattataaatttaaatgtggggcgacatggtggcgcagtgggtagcacgattgcctcacagtaggaaggttgctggatcgagtcccggctggggagtttgcatgttctccccgtattggcgtgggtttcctccgggtgctccggtttccctcacagtccaaacacatgcgctataggggaattggtgaactaaattagccatagtgtatgtgtgtatgtgtatgtgtgtgtgtgtgtgtgaatgagtgtgtatgggtgttttccagtactgggttgctgctggaagatcatcttctgtgtaaaacatataagttggcggttaattccgcagtggcgacccctgaataaaaaagggacttagctgaaggatGAATGAACTTTAAATGAGAATGTCTGAGTATTTTTCTGTCTTGAAATAGCAGTATTTACACACTTAATCAGGCCTGTGTTACTAATCATTAATCAGATCACATCTGTAAATGTAGATTCTCTTCATATAAACACAAATGCAATGTGATGTTTGATCTTGAGGTTAAATTAGCTTGTAAGTTGGAgatgcatgttaaacacacagtGTGAAATTGATTTGCGCTGTAATTTATGAAGCGTTTAATGGTGtcactcagagagagagagagagagagaggattcaAATGTTTGACCTTTTATTAATAGGGTCTTTCCACAGGCCTCTAACATCTTCATACAAGCCTCTACACACAACATCTGTACAGCAGCGTATATAATCTAGATGACTGAGATCATAAATAGAGGATTAGCATGAAGAAGCGCAgcagaaacatgaataacagtGTCTCGTTCAGTCACATTAAATAAATCCGTTCCACATAGTGGAAACTATCAGTCCTTAAACGTTCCTAGATCTACAGTGGAGATGAATGAAGGCTTGATCTTCTGCATCTGTCACCATTACAGCTCACAGAAAACACCTTATATACATCAGATTATTGAGCGAGCATTCCTCTGGAGCTGGACTAATGACATGCAGGAGGCTTTGCAAACAGGCCCTTTTAGGATGAGTCTGACGAGGACATTTTAGGACAAAACGCAGGATGCAGAAATCTGAagtcatgtttttttctgtaaccaAAGTTGGGTCAAAATAGACGAAATcagtgttgcattttttttttaattacgtttaaaatgcactttttaaCCCAGAGggttgggtttgtccacatttgacccaatTGGGTTACAAGAACagctttttttttgagtgttaCAGTATTTGCTGTATAATATATTTGCATGTGGATTATTAGAGATAACGCAGAAACTCTACAGTTTAAGTGGCTTTAGGGTTAAAAGCATCATTTAAATTTGATTGAAAACAATGATCCAAAATAGGGTtctttgacccaacattgggttttgATAAGACACAATTTTTAAACAGtgttatattatttactaaaagtaCCTTCTGCATGTGGAATATGGAGAAACTCAACAGTTTAAATAGTTTAAgggttaaaagtaaaaaaaataaaataacccatcgttgggtttgtccatatctgaCTCACTGGGTTATGACAAGACACATTTTTGAGTGTTACAGTATTTACTAAATGTTACTATATAGTGTTTTAGCATGTGGATTGTTTCAGATACTGGAGAAACACAACAGTGTAAGTAGTTTAAGGGTTAAAAAGCATCATTTAAATCTGATTGAGAAGATTTATCCATATTTCTGCATGCACATTGTGACATAATATGGAGAAACCCAACAGTTTAAGTGAtttaagggttaaaaaaaacataatttatgtTTGATTGATACAAATTTATTCAAAGTGGGGTtctttgacccaacattgggttttgACAAGAcaccattttaaatagtttaatagtgttatattatttactaaagtACCTTCTGCATGCTGAATATGGAGAAACTCAACAGTTTAAATAGTTTAAggggtaaaagtaaaaaaaaataacccattgttgggtttgtccatatctgaCTCACTGGGTTATGACATTTTTGAGTGTTACAGTATTTACAAATTGTTACTATATAGTGTTTTAGCATGTGGATTGTTACAGATACTGGAGAAACCCAACAGTTTAAGTAGTTTAAGGGTTAAAAAGCATCATTTAAATCTGATTGAAAAGATTTATGCCTTattaatgttggttttgtccatatttgacccaacgaaTCATATTTCTGCATGCACATTGTGACATAATATGGGGAAACCCAACAGTTTAAGGGTTAAAAAAGCACAATTGACATTTGATTGAAAAGATTTATAGgacgtcatggtggcacagtgggtagcacaatcgcctcacagcaagaaggttgctggttcgagtctcggctgggtcagttggtgtttttgtgtggagtttgcatgttctccccgtgtttccgtgggtttcctccgggtgctctggattcccccacagtccaaaactgTACAGTGAAATTGGGTAAGCTCCATTAATTGTTACTATATAGCATTTTAGCATGTGGATTGTTACAGATACTGGAGAAACCCAACAGTTTAAGTggtttaagggttaaaaaaaGCATAATTGACATTTGATCTAAAACAATGATCCAAAGTGGGGTTCtttgacccaatattgggttTTGACAAGACACAATTTTTAAACAGtgttatattatttactaaaagtaACTTTTGCATGTGGAATATGGAGAAACTCACCAGTTTAAATAGTTTAAggggtaaaagtaaaataaaaataacccaacattgggtttgtccatatctgaCTCACTGGGTTATGACAAGACACATTTTTTGAGTGTTACAGTATTTACTAAATGTTACTATATAGTGTTTTAGCATGTGGATTGTTACAGATACTGGAGAAACACAACAGTGTAAGTAGTTTAAGGGTTAAAAAGCATCATTTAAATCTGATTGAAAAGATTTATGCCTTattaatgttggttttgtccatatttgacccaacgtatCATATTTCTGCATGCACATTGTGACATAATATGGAGAAACCCAACAGTTTAAGTAGTTTAAGGGTTAAAAAAAGTATAATTGACATTTGATTAAAAAGATTTATAGgacgtcatggtggcgcagtgggtagcacgatcgcctcacagcaagaaggtcgctggttccagcctcggctgggtcagttggtgtttctgtgtggagtttgcatgttctcccatgtttgcgtgggtttcctccgggtgctccggtttctctcacAGTGGAAACACATgatctataggggaattgggtgggctaaattgtcatgtgtgtgaatgagtatgtatggatgcttcccagtgatgggttgcagctggaagggtatctgctgtgtaaaacatatgttggataagttggcggttcattccactgttgcgacccctgattaataaagggactaagctgaaaagaaaatgaatgaatgaatgaaaagatttATCTCTAAAtaaccatatttgacccaacattgggttatgcACAACCCAGCATTGCTTTATAGTTACATTATATACTTAAAGTAACTTCTGTAGGTGGAATAAGGAGAAACCCAACAATTTAAGTTATTTAAGggttaaaaaaacataatttatgtTTGATTGATAAAAATTTATCCAAAGTGGGgttatttgacccaacatttaaatagtttaatagtgttatattatttactaaagtAACTTCTGCATGCTGAATATGGAGTTTAAATAGTTTAAggggtaaaagtaaaaaaaaaataacccaacgttgggtttgtccatatctgaCTCACTGGGTTGTGACATTTTTGAGTGTTACAGTATTTACTAAATGTTACTATATAGTGTTTTAGCATGTGGATTGTTAGATACTGGAGAAACCCAACAGTGTAAGTAGTTTAAGGGTTAAAAAGCATCATTTAAATCTGATTGAGAAGATTTATCCATATTTCTGCATGCACATTGTGACATAATATGGAGAAACCCAACAGTTTAAGTggtttaagggttaaaaaaatcataattgacATTTGATTAAAAAGATTTATAGgacgtcatggtggcgcagtgggtagcacgaccgcctcacagcaagaaggtctctggttcgagcctcggctggttcagttggtgtttgtgtgtggagtttgcatgttctccccgtgttggtgtgggtttcctccgggtgctccggtttctcccacagtccaaacgcatgcgctataggggaattgataagctaaattgtcagtagagtatgtgtgtgaatgagtgtgtatggatactTCGCagtgctgagttgcagctggaaggttacCCGCTGCGtgaaaacatattctggataagttggcggttcattccactgttgcgacccctgattaataaagggactaagccaaaaagaaaataaatgaatgaatgaaaagatttATCTCTAAAtaaccatatttgacccaacattgggttatgcACAACCCAGCATTGCTTTATAGTTACATTATATACTTAAAGTAACTTCTGTAGGTGGATGGTGACAGATGATATGGAGAAACCCAACAGTTTGAATTTACAAGTTGAATTTACATTTGATTGGCAAGATTTATGTCTAATTAACCATATTTGAGCCAACTTTGGGTTATGgacaacccagtattttttataatgttaaattatttactAAAAGTTACATATTGCATGTTGATGATGACAGATACTATGGAGAAACCCAACATTTTAAGCGGGTTAAGGGTTATAACGCGTAATTTAAATCTGATGGAAAAAATTGGCTAATTAATCCAACATCGgggtttgtctatatttaacTCATCGGGTTACGGCAAGACAGTAATGTTTTATAGTGTTAAAGTATTTAAAAGGTACTGTAGTGGTTCTGCATGCGGATGGTGATGGATAATAGGCTATGTCGTAACCCAACAGTTTTAGTTGGGTTAAAATGCGTATTTCTGCACGGTGACAGATTCTGCGTAACGGAGAAGCCCAACAGTTTAGGGCTTAAAAAGCGAATTTTTGCATGTGGATGGTGACAGATTTTAATGATCCGTGTAATCTAATAAGGAAAAACCCCAAAAGACTAAGCAGTTCAAGGGTAAAAGCGTTATTTTTCGCCGACCGCATCCTCTCGTCCTCCGCCCTCCAGCATACCGGTCCCCGTGAGCTCCTCCTGGGGCTGTTTATCCAGCTCTAGTCCAGCTCGATGGAGATGCAGCGGCACTGCTTGACCCTCTGCACCCTCTTTTTGCGGGTGGGCGGCTGCTGGTCCGGGCAGCTGAGGGTGAAGCTCATGGTGGTGAAGCGCTTGGGTTTGCAGAAGGAGCAGGACTGGAAGGCGCCCTCCTCCCGGCGCACGTGCCGCGGGATGTAGAATGAGTTGCACTGGCCGTAGCAGAAGCGGTTGATGATGGTCCTGCTGATGCAGCCCTCCTCGTGGATGGTCTGTTTCAGGGGTTGTGTTTTGCACCAGTCCCGCTTCAGGTACCGGCGCTCGGTCACATGCAGCGCCTCTTGGCTGGACTCCAACACCTCCTCCGAGCCCCTGCTGCGGGCCCTGGAGCCGGACGCGGACTCCTGCTGCTGCGGGCTCCGCGAGGACTCGTTCGGGGTGTTTTTGTCTGGATGCGGGATGGCTCCGCGGTTGCGCTTGGACTCAGTCGGACACCAGAGGAGAGCCGAGGAGAGCAGCACCGCGCAGAGGATCCAGCCGGAGGAGGAGGCGCAGGAGGCGGGCATAACTGCGGAGAAAACCGCACACTTTCAGACTCACATACTGTACACAATATCTGTTGATGAACAATTTAGTGTTTATTTACggtggtgaactgcattatgggatgttgatctctgctctgtctacttttgatgttgaaattttAACTCTACAGTGACTTTTATGGACATTTACTTAGTTTGAAATGATATCTAGAGAGAAAAGTCAGTAAATTAACAGAACATGTGCTGTCAGTACAGGGTTTTGCGTGtgcagtgtaatatacaacaccagcctAGACGACatttcactttaaactattaaaaatgttcataaaagtcgcTTTTTCCCAATTTCTCAAGgttaaagttgttggaagaatgaTCAAGATCccattatgaaattaaattagagTGTAACAAACAAGGTGAAAGATATACCAGGTCGCAATTCAAAGTATTAACCAATCATTAACTAACAATAGCTTAATGAACTGCTAATTGACTGTTTATTAATAGTGAgttagaagttgggtttaggttttgggcaGGTcagattagggatgcagaataagatcttTATGATCAACAGTTTAAGTCTTTATAATATGCATGTACCGTAATGGCATgcattgtgacctaaactaaagtgttaccgttcACCAACAGAAGCCAGAGACTACTTATTTTGGCATTGACCTTATGTGTTTATGTTTTATCTGCTAAATGCACTtgattttttgttaataatatcGATGAAGGAGGAGCAGGAGGCGGGCATCACTGCCGGAGGAAAGCGCATCATATCAGGCTGATGAACGCAGCAGGATCCGTTCAGGTGCGCTTTCACGCACACACTTGGACACATGAAGATTTCAACCATATTAATCTGTTAACAAATGATGACACTGTTAtatagttttctacaactatacgGTGTATTTTACTATactacaccacagtttactgtagtgaaattaaaatatattacaatatttaatacAGTTTATCCGTAGTTCATATGCGTTTTCCCTTTACGCACACACACGAGAGCTGTGTGATAAAGTGCGATTAATctgttaaatataaacaaatgagccaTTACTGTAGTTTAAATAAGGTTTATCTTACTTCAATACAGCACAGttattacagtgtttattacACTGTTAGTTCACTATACACTTGGCTTGGGTAGCCCATTGGGTCAGATATGGACTAACTCAACTGTTGGtgtgattttaaatttaattgaatatattttttgtctgtgGGTTTGGGTTACACCacccagcatatatatatattaaacgcataattataaatatatataatttatcattattactaCAGTATGCTAGAGCGTtcattaataaaggtttaaaagccTATATTAgacataataatttattattatggttCAGAAACACTATTGTATTTTCTATAAATCACTGTGTTTTTATGCATActttacatttttcaaatgttttttgagCTTGTGGGTAcccatattaaataataatacagtaatttatattaaagcatctattaaaatatttaaacagtgTATTATACTggatatattatagtatttacacgtttccagcatactgtagtattaactaatgaactttaATAACCACTGTAGTATACATGCAATGATGAAACTTTAAAATAGCGTTAAATTATTTAACAGGTTATACAAAATATCTGTAAACCAACTTTGAAACTTGAACTAGATTTATAGCTTGAGTCAATATAATTCAAATTTATATTGAAATGATAGCAGTAGTTGCTTCAGAGTTTATATAACGTTAAAGGATTGTTTAAAGCTGAAAAGGTTAGCACGCTATTTATAAATCAACACTGAAAATACAAGAACTATAAGTTGAGTTGTTGTTTTCTTCAAATATGTACTGAAACAATTTCCTTCAACATTAAGATAacgttaaaaaaaacatttaataataaataactgcaaAGATTGGCTATTGTATAAATCAACAGGGTTTTGCATAAGATCTGTGTTGAAGGTATAATATCTTCAATAACTTGCTTTTACGATGCCATGTGTTATTTTAACGTTGATGATACGacattgaaaaaactaaatagttGTAATAAGCAACTGATCTATAAATgaacattacattatttaacaaGATCTATTATTATAGTCTAAacgtttgttttaatttttattgaaaataactGCAAATCAGCATTGAATAAGCAGGTTTAATCtaaatatggatgaatggatttatttttgaaattaatttgcactcagtgttgttttaacccagcattgggtcaaatatggacaagcacaattatttgtttaaaatatgtaattaaattgtatttgaaaacaacttACCTATTGCTGGGTTTGACTCTATTTGATTGAtctatttgatttgattaaataACTCAgcgttttgaaaatgaaaatgttcatgcACTTTTATTTTCCATCTTAATGTTTTGATTGGACAAACTTTACATTGGGTTAATATGGtcaattctttttaaaataaattttttaactcATTGGTTGTTTTTTGTCCATCTTTGACCCAACATAAATCCACTTTTAGAGTGAACTATTGGGTTCAAATTTGTTAttcaaagttaattaaaaaaactaatctcatgctgggtttgtccatatttgacccagcattgggttaaaataactcaGCATTTTAGTctatatttttgaaaatgtcaAAGACTTCATgcacttcattttttattttccattttaatGTTTTGACAGTTATTAAACAAACTTCAATCAGCAAAAACTATTACTAATATGCATAAACTCAAGTTTAAAAACAATTGGACTAACCtacattgggttaattttgtcacttaaatttaaaatgatattttccAAACCAATGGTTGTTTTTAGTCTATCTTTGACCCAATATAAATGCACTTTTAGAGTCAACTATTGTGTTAAAATTTCTAATTCagaattaattgaaaaaataacactgtgttttttactatatttgaCCCAGCTTTGGTTTAAAATAACTCAGCATTATTTGGAGTGTACATGTTCTAAAATGTCAAGGATTTATTGCACTCCGTTTCCATTTTAATGTTTAGACtgatataaaaattaaacaacatataaTTCAATTCATCTGTATTTCTCCAGCGATTCCAcggtgtagattgtgtcaaagcagctgaacacagaagttctagtaaactgaaactttgtccagtttttagagttcagtttagttcagttcagtgtggtttaatattcactactgagagtccaaacactgaagagcaaatccatccatgcacagctccacaagtcccaaaccaagcatgccagtaaaacaattattaatatgcatatattagtCTAAAAAACAGGTTTTTGTAGCCCAACATtaggtcaaatatagacaaaaccACTGGTTCATTTTatcagtttaatttaaaatgtcattttttaataaaatagttgttttttGGTCCATCTTTGACCTAACATTGGGCTATATCCCCTTCTAAAGAGAACTTTCAGAGTATAGTTAGTTTTTAAGAGCCATGATGGATCTAGTATGATCGTAAGATCTTGAGTTATATCGTTAGTAActtaaataactaattttaaatgaaataaattaaatatacagttgtattttttgtcatttgtacAGCTGGTCAGCAGGTCATGAGTTCGATCCCCATTTGTCTGCATTATACAGTGAGTGCAAAGTAAGTCCCTTTAGATAAAAGCATTGAACAAATTTATAAATACAGATGTAAACCTGCAGTGAAGACCACAGTAAAGATCTCTCACCTGTCAGCGTGGATGAGCTTCTGCTGGTGGAGATCTTGGAGAAGAAACGATCTGTGAAGCGTCCCATAGaccatagacagacagaca from the Danio rerio strain Tuebingen ecotype United States chromosome 17, GRCz12tu, whole genome shotgun sequence genome contains:
- the grem1b gene encoding gremlin-1; the protein is MGRFTDRFFSKISTSRSSSTLTVMPASCASSSGWILCAVLLSSALLWCPTESKRNRGAIPHPDKNTPNESSRSPQQQESASGSRARSRGSEEVLESSQEALHVTERRYLKRDWCKTQPLKQTIHEEGCISRTIINRFCYGQCNSFYIPRHVRREEGAFQSCSFCKPKRFTTMSFTLSCPDQQPPTRKKRVQRVKQCRCISIELD